The Filimonas lacunae genomic sequence CTGGAATAAAGACATGTCGTTTTTGTATGGTAAAAGCATTGGTGAAGAAGCCCGTTACCGTAACAAAAACGTATTGTTAGGACCTGGTGTGAATATTTATCGCACCCCGCTGAATGGCCGCAATTTCGAGTACATGGGTGAAGATCCCTTTTTGAGTAGCAAAATGGTAGTGCCATACATTAAAGGTGTACAGCTGAATGGTGTGGCTGCCTGTGTAAAGCATTTTGCCTTAAATAACCAGGAAACCGACCGCCATAAAGTGGACGTGGAAGTAGACGATCGTACCCTTTACGAAATATACCTGCCTGCTTTTAAAGCAGCGGTACAGGAAGGTGGCGCCTGGGCTATAATGGGTTCGTATAATAAATACAAAGGACAGTACAACTGTCATAACCAATACCTGTTAATCGACATCCTGCGTAAAGAATGGGGTTTTGAAGGGGTGGTGGTGAGCGATTGGGGTGGTGTACATGATACCAGACAAGCCATCTTTAACGGTTTGGATATGGAGTTTGGTTCGTGGACAAACGGTTTAAGCTGGAGCCGCAGCAATGCTTATGATAACTACTACCTGGCCCTGCCCTACCTGGAAATGATCAGGAAAGGTGAAGTGGGTACGAAGGAGCTGGATGAGAAAGTGCGTCATATCCTGCGCCTGAGCTTCCTTACCACTATGAACAAGAACAGGCCTTTTGGCAGCTTTGGCACAAAGGAGCATTCTGATGCAGCCCGCAATATTGCCACAGAAGGTATTGTGTTGTTGCAGAATAAAAACAATGTGCTGCCTATCGATTTTACTAAAACCAAAAAGATAGCGGTGATTGGTGAGAATGCGATTAAAATGATGACCGTAGGTGGTGGTAGTTCTTCACTCAAAGCCAAATACGAAATTTCTCCTTTACAAGGCATTAAAAACCGTGTTGGTACACAAGCAGAGGTAGTATATGCCCGTGGTTATGTAGGTGATTCCTCTGGCAATTATAACGGTGTGGTTACCGGCCAAAGCCTGGCTGATAAACGTTCTAAAGCCGAGTTACTGGAAGAAGCGCGCAACGTGGCTAAAAATGCAGATATCGTCATCTTTATTGGTGGTTTAAATAAAAGCGATTACCAGGATTGTGAAGGTTACGACCGCACCAGCCTGGGCCTGCCTTATGGACAGGATACCGTTATCAGCGAACTGGCAAAAGTGAATAAGAACCTGGTAGTAGTGAATATTTCCGGCAACGCAGTAGCCATGCCCTGGGTAAATGAAGTACCCACTATTATGCAAGGCTGGTTTTTAGGCTCAGAAGCGGGTAATGCGCTGGCAGCTGTATTAACCGGCGATGTTAACCCATCCGGTAAACTGCCTTTTACTTTCCCCGTAAAACTGCAGGACAATGGTGCTCATGCATTGGGTGAGTTTCCCGGTAATGGCCAGGAAAATTACAAAGAAGGCTTGTTTGTAGGCTACCGCTATAGCGATAAGCAACAGATTAAACCTTTGTTTGCTTTTGGTCACGGTATTAGCTACACTACTTTTGAATATGGTAAAGTGAGTGCTGATAAAAAAACAATGACAGCTACTGATAAAATCACTTTTCATGTTACTGTTAAAAATACTGGTAAGCGTGCAGGTGCCGAAACTGTACAGCTATATATCAGTGATCTGAAATCTTCCCTTCCCCGTCCTGTAAAAGAGCTGAAAGGCTTTGAGAAAGTGCAGTTGCAGCCCGGCGAAGAAAAAACGGTAAGCATCACTATTGATAAAGCCGCATTAAGCTTTTTTGATGCCGCCAAACATGAGTGGATTGCGGAGCCCGGAGAATTTGAAGCCATTATAGGCGCATCCAGCACTAATTTGAAAAGCAAGGTTGCCTTTACATTACAGTAGAGCTGTAATGCACATGAGTGTATGTTGTTGCAGGGTGTATCATTCGTTTGATACACCCTTTTTTTTTAGTATGCTGCTGAGTTTGTGACAGAATGTTGATTACTGATTGTAAACTTTGTGAGAGAAGCTACTTTTTTAGTAACCAAAGCATTAATGGCAATACCTTACCGGCAGCTTCGAGGTATTCGCGAATGCTTTGCAGGGCTACCACCAATGTATTACGTACATAGCTGGGTGATAAATTAAGCTTTTCGGCTATTTCGGCGGGCTTTAAGCCTTCATTACGGCTCATCTGGTAAATGAGCTTGCGCTGGGGCGGCAATTGCTCTACCGCCTGGTGCACCAGCTTGCTGGTTTCTTTCAGCGAAAGTATTTCGGGGGCTACTGCCAGTAAACCATCATCGGGTAATTGTTGCGCATAGCCATCGGTATGTTTGCGGCGTATGGCCTGTTTGCGCAACCAGGTATAACTTTCGTTGGCGGTTACCCTAAACAGCCAATGCAAAGGCTTTTCCAGCTCCGGCAGCTGATCGCGGTGTAGCCATACACGGATAAAGGCTTCCTGGATCACTTCCTGCATGCCTTCTTCCGACTGCACTATCTTAAACACGGCAGGTTGCAAAGATGGCACCACCTGTTTAAACAGTATCGAAAATGCTGTCTCATCACCCCCGGCTATCTGCACGAGTAAATCCTTATCAAAAGTTACCGATGTATATTCCGACAAAAAGTAAAGTATAAGATTGCAATTTAACAAAAGGCCATCGCATTGCCTTCATTTCTATATAGTTTCCTGTGAAGCCTACCGGGCAGGATGGCGAGCTGCAATCTTTGCAACCGGTTGTATTTTTTTAATCTGAATAAAAAACTCCTGTATATTTGTTTTACGATATTCAACCGATTGCATAAATATGCCAAAAAGTAAAACGATTGCCGGCAAAACTCCCGCATTGGGCATCATTGCCATGAGTATATCTTCTTATCATCTACAAAATCACAACAAATGAGATTTATTGCCACTACGCTTCTGTTGGGTATGGGAACCGCAGCAGGTTTACTATGCAGTTGCGGCTCTTCCGAATCCGGCACACAAAACAATGCCGGTAACGATAGTGCTGCCCACACTGCCAACACCAGTAAATATTTGTCGCAACCACTGGTAAGTCATATTTATACTGCCGATCCTTCGGCACATGTGTTCAATGGCCGCATATATGTATACCCTTCGCATGATACTGCCACGGGCATACCAGAGGATGATCTGGGCAGTCATTTTGATATGAAGGACTTTCATGTGCTATCTATGGACTCTGTAGGCGGCAAAGTAACCGATCATGGTGTGGCGCTGGATATCAAAAGTATTCCCTGGGCTAAAAGGCAGTTATGGGCGCCGGATGCGGCATTTGCCAATGGCACTTATTACCTGTATTTTCCGGTAAAAGACCAGCAGGATGTTTTTAGAATTGGCGTAGCTACCAGCAACAAACCCGAGGGCCCTTTTACACCTGCTGCAACGCCTATTAAAGGCAGCTATAGCATAGACCCCTGTGTGTTTAAAGATGATGACGGTAAGTTTTATATGTACTTTGGTGGCATATGGGGTGGCCAGCTGCAACGCTGGAACAGCAATACTTACGACAGTGCTAAAGGTAACCGTAATCCGGAAGAACTGGCTGTTTTACCGCGTGTAGCGCCACTTGCCAGCGATATGGGGAGTTTTGCTGCACCTGTAAAGGAACTAACCATCACTGACGAAAAAGGCAATTTGTTTAAAGAGAAGGATAATAATAAACGTTTCTTTGAAGCCAGCTGGATGCACAAATACAATGGTAAATATTACTTCAGTTATTCCACCGGCGATACACATAATCTTTGTTATGCAACAGGCGACAGTCCGTATGGTCCGTTTACCTATAAAGGTGTTATACTAAACCCGGTGGAAGGATGGACAAGCCACCACTCTATTGTGCAGAAAGATGGTAAATGGTACCTGTTTTACCACGATGTGCAGTTATCCGGTAAAACCTATTTACGCAATGTAAAAGTAACCGAACTGCATTATAACCCCGATGGCACTATTCAAACTATTACAGCGGTAACTAAGTAATGCTATTTCTTTGTTAGATATATTTGCGCCACTTATGGCAAAAAATAAGACATACGAAGAGCAGTTAAGGCAATCTCCGGGTACCTTACTGCAAAAGCTGCTGAAAGAACTGGCAGATACAAAGGCATTTGATGTTCATTTTGAGGAAATGGAGGACGAAAGCGGTGCTGTTGTAAAAGTCAATGATTATGAAGAAGATACAGAGACAGCGCTCCGCCTGCTGTTACAAGGGCGATGGGCGTT encodes the following:
- a CDS encoding glycoside hydrolase family 43 protein — protein: MRFIATTLLLGMGTAAGLLCSCGSSESGTQNNAGNDSAAHTANTSKYLSQPLVSHIYTADPSAHVFNGRIYVYPSHDTATGIPEDDLGSHFDMKDFHVLSMDSVGGKVTDHGVALDIKSIPWAKRQLWAPDAAFANGTYYLYFPVKDQQDVFRIGVATSNKPEGPFTPAATPIKGSYSIDPCVFKDDDGKFYMYFGGIWGGQLQRWNSNTYDSAKGNRNPEELAVLPRVAPLASDMGSFAAPVKELTITDEKGNLFKEKDNNKRFFEASWMHKYNGKYYFSYSTGDTHNLCYATGDSPYGPFTYKGVILNPVEGWTSHHSIVQKDGKWYLFYHDVQLSGKTYLRNVKVTELHYNPDGTIQTITAVTK
- a CDS encoding RNA polymerase sigma factor translates to MSEYTSVTFDKDLLVQIAGGDETAFSILFKQVVPSLQPAVFKIVQSEEGMQEVIQEAFIRVWLHRDQLPELEKPLHWLFRVTANESYTWLRKQAIRRKHTDGYAQQLPDDGLLAVAPEILSLKETSKLVHQAVEQLPPQRKLIYQMSRNEGLKPAEIAEKLNLSPSYVRNTLVVALQSIREYLEAAGKVLPLMLWLLKK
- a CDS encoding glycoside hydrolase family 3 C-terminal domain-containing protein, yielding MFRKRITLAAILALALTGARAQFNTPVYLDDSKPLKERMEDALSRMTLEEKIAFIHAQSKFSSPGVTRLGIPENWMTDGPHGIRSEVLWDEWDQAGWTNDSCMAYPALTCLAASWNKDMSFLYGKSIGEEARYRNKNVLLGPGVNIYRTPLNGRNFEYMGEDPFLSSKMVVPYIKGVQLNGVAACVKHFALNNQETDRHKVDVEVDDRTLYEIYLPAFKAAVQEGGAWAIMGSYNKYKGQYNCHNQYLLIDILRKEWGFEGVVVSDWGGVHDTRQAIFNGLDMEFGSWTNGLSWSRSNAYDNYYLALPYLEMIRKGEVGTKELDEKVRHILRLSFLTTMNKNRPFGSFGTKEHSDAARNIATEGIVLLQNKNNVLPIDFTKTKKIAVIGENAIKMMTVGGGSSSLKAKYEISPLQGIKNRVGTQAEVVYARGYVGDSSGNYNGVVTGQSLADKRSKAELLEEARNVAKNADIVIFIGGLNKSDYQDCEGYDRTSLGLPYGQDTVISELAKVNKNLVVVNISGNAVAMPWVNEVPTIMQGWFLGSEAGNALAAVLTGDVNPSGKLPFTFPVKLQDNGAHALGEFPGNGQENYKEGLFVGYRYSDKQQIKPLFAFGHGISYTTFEYGKVSADKKTMTATDKITFHVTVKNTGKRAGAETVQLYISDLKSSLPRPVKELKGFEKVQLQPGEEKTVSITIDKAALSFFDAAKHEWIAEPGEFEAIIGASSTNLKSKVAFTLQ